One Sinorhizobium mexicanum genomic region harbors:
- the thpR gene encoding RNA 2',3'-cyclic phosphodiesterase, with product MPRLFTALEIPRNAAMSLSLLRGGLPGARWIDVENYHITLRFIGDVDGRTADEIVERLDRIERPEFQLQLTGTGAFGSKKPHSVWAGVSNEPEMFALQAEIERICQRLGLPSDPRKFTPHVTLARLRSSRVEDVVNYLSGRGNFLTSPFTVARFVLLSSRDSVGGGPYLTEEVFPLHEARSPSLASRDKHPASSIW from the coding sequence ATGCCGAGACTGTTTACCGCCCTCGAAATTCCGCGCAATGCAGCAATGAGCCTTTCTTTGCTGCGCGGAGGTCTTCCCGGAGCTCGATGGATTGATGTGGAGAACTATCACATCACTCTGCGTTTCATCGGCGATGTCGACGGACGCACCGCCGACGAGATCGTTGAAAGGCTCGACCGGATCGAACGCCCCGAATTCCAGCTGCAACTGACGGGCACGGGTGCCTTCGGCTCGAAAAAACCGCATTCGGTCTGGGCCGGCGTCAGCAACGAGCCGGAAATGTTCGCGCTCCAGGCGGAAATCGAACGCATCTGCCAGCGCCTCGGCCTGCCGTCGGACCCGCGCAAGTTCACGCCTCACGTGACGCTCGCGAGGCTGCGTTCCTCGCGCGTCGAGGATGTGGTGAATTATCTCTCCGGGCGCGGCAATTTCCTCACCTCACCTTTTACGGTCGCCCGCTTCGTTCTCCTCTCATCGCGCGATTCGGTCGGCGGCGGTCCGTACCTGACCGAAGAGGTTTTCCCGCTTCACGAGGCGCGGTCCCCGAGCCTCGCCAGCAGGGACAAGCACCCTGCGTCCAGCATCTGGTAG
- a CDS encoding low molecular weight protein-tyrosine-phosphatase, with translation MKPVRILFVCLGNICRSPLAEGVMRDLAHKAGHGRAILVDSAGIGAWHVGAPPDQRSISVAKAHGIDIAALRGRQVSTADFAAFDLILGMDMSTVRDLSALAPPAMTGKVHLFMRYATGQAGDVPDPYYEAAEVFETLYQMLDAGCLSLLARLGDRAS, from the coding sequence ATGAAGCCGGTCAGAATTCTCTTCGTTTGCCTTGGCAATATCTGCCGTTCGCCGCTGGCCGAAGGCGTCATGCGGGATCTGGCGCACAAGGCGGGTCATGGGCGAGCGATTTTGGTCGATTCAGCCGGCATCGGCGCATGGCATGTCGGCGCCCCGCCGGATCAGCGGTCGATTTCGGTGGCGAAGGCGCACGGTATCGATATTGCGGCCCTGCGCGGGCGCCAGGTCAGCACGGCGGATTTTGCGGCCTTCGACCTGATCCTCGGCATGGACATGAGCACCGTCCGCGACCTCAGCGCGCTCGCGCCGCCCGCAATGACTGGCAAGGTGCATCTATTCATGCGCTATGCCACAGGTCAGGCGGGAGACGTTCCGGACCCCTACTACGAAGCGGCTGAGGTCTTCGAAACGCTCTACCAGATGCTGGACGCAGGGTGCTTGTCCCTGCTGGCGAGGCTCGGGGACCGCGCCTCGTGA
- a CDS encoding 4a-hydroxytetrahydrobiopterin dehydratase translates to MRPEKLDAEAVAEHLHKMEGWVLAEDGASIWKAFRFKNFAEAFSFMTQCALAAEKLDHHPEWFNVYNRVDVTLSTHDANGLTELDFKLAAKMDHAAAGRMPDHLK, encoded by the coding sequence ATGAGGCCGGAAAAACTGGACGCCGAGGCTGTCGCCGAGCATTTGCACAAGATGGAGGGCTGGGTTCTCGCCGAGGATGGTGCGTCGATCTGGAAGGCGTTTCGGTTCAAGAATTTTGCCGAGGCGTTCAGCTTCATGACGCAATGCGCGCTTGCCGCAGAAAAGCTCGACCACCACCCCGAATGGTTCAACGTCTACAACAGGGTCGACGTTACGCTTTCGACGCATGATGCAAACGGGCTGACGGAGCTCGACTTCAAGCTGGCGGCAAAAATGGACCACGCGGCCGCCGGCCGGATGCCCGACCATTTGAAATAG
- a CDS encoding YkvA family protein, giving the protein MDDIKIGEILLPGEESEQERRERKVRRRFWPTFRRAARQIPFSRDLVAAFYCAVDPKTPTRTRGILLAALAYFVLPLDFVPDMLAVVGFSDDIAVLTAAFAAISGQIKEVHYNKADEALRDRPDEE; this is encoded by the coding sequence ATGGACGATATCAAGATCGGAGAAATTCTCCTTCCCGGCGAGGAATCCGAACAGGAGCGCCGGGAGCGCAAGGTACGTCGCCGGTTCTGGCCAACCTTTCGCCGCGCAGCCCGCCAGATTCCCTTCAGCCGCGATCTCGTCGCCGCCTTTTATTGCGCGGTGGATCCGAAGACGCCGACGCGCACGCGCGGCATTCTGCTCGCAGCCCTTGCCTATTTCGTCCTGCCACTCGACTTCGTGCCGGACATGCTGGCCGTCGTCGGCTTTTCCGACGACATCGCCGTGTTGACGGCCGCGTTCGCCGCGATCAGCGGCCAGATCAAGGAAGTGCATTATAACAAGGCTGACGAAGCCCTGCGCGACCGGCCGGATGAGGAATGA
- a CDS encoding invasion associated locus B family protein, whose product MFVRKIATAIALVLAAAGVASAQSPTRIQQFQAWGAYSYQAGAGKVCYVLSVPKEKSPAGVDHGDIFFLVSQRPGQNISYEPQAMMGYPLQDNSKVNVVIDGKTFVMFTKGNSAWVENAAEEPALVAAMKSGKDMSVNAKSRKGTATSYSYSLSGISAALKQIEACK is encoded by the coding sequence ATGTTTGTAAGAAAGATCGCAACTGCAATCGCACTCGTATTGGCAGCAGCCGGCGTTGCTTCCGCTCAATCTCCGACACGGATCCAGCAGTTCCAAGCCTGGGGCGCCTATTCCTACCAGGCCGGCGCCGGCAAGGTCTGCTACGTCCTGTCCGTTCCAAAGGAGAAGAGCCCCGCCGGTGTCGACCATGGCGATATCTTCTTCCTCGTCTCGCAGCGCCCGGGACAGAACATCAGCTACGAGCCTCAGGCGATGATGGGTTATCCGCTGCAGGACAATTCCAAGGTCAACGTGGTCATCGACGGCAAGACGTTCGTCATGTTTACCAAGGGCAATTCCGCCTGGGTGGAAAACGCTGCCGAAGAACCGGCGTTGGTGGCGGCGATGAAGTCGGGCAAGGATATGTCCGTCAACGCGAAGTCCCGCAAGGGGACCGCGACGTCCTATTCCTATTCTCTGTCCGGCATCTCCGCCGCGCTGAAGCAGATCGAAGCCTGCAAGTAA
- the rlmN gene encoding 23S rRNA (adenine(2503)-C(2))-methyltransferase RlmN — protein sequence MAATEILNRADIVKAPQVRLAPQAEKPSLIGLVREDMARLLVERGVPERQVKMRVSQLWHWLYVRGVSDFDQMSNVSKDMREMLKEHFTIARPEIVEEQISNDGTRKWLLRFPPRGAGRPVEIETVYIPEEGRGTLCISSQVGCTLTCSFCHTGTQKLVRNLTAEEILAQLLLARDRLGDFPERDTPQGAIVPAEGRKITNIVMMGMGEPLYNFENVKTALLIASDGDGLSLSKRRITLSTSGIVPEIYRTGEEIGVMLAISLHAVRDDLRDMLVPINKKYPLKELMEACRAYPGLSNARRITFEYVMLKDVNDSLEDAKELVKLLKGIPAKINLIPFNPWPGTNYQCSDWEQIEAFADFINQAGYASPIRTPRGRDILAACGQLKSESERMRKVDRLAFEAMMIANHGED from the coding sequence ATGGCAGCCACTGAGATCTTGAACAGGGCGGACATCGTCAAGGCGCCACAGGTCCGCCTGGCGCCACAGGCCGAGAAGCCATCGCTGATCGGTCTTGTGCGCGAAGACATGGCCAGGCTGCTCGTCGAGCGGGGCGTGCCCGAGCGCCAGGTCAAGATGCGTGTGAGCCAGCTCTGGCATTGGCTCTACGTTCGCGGCGTTTCCGATTTCGATCAGATGTCGAACGTCTCCAAGGACATGCGAGAGATGCTCAAGGAGCATTTCACCATCGCCCGGCCGGAGATCGTCGAAGAGCAGATTTCGAACGACGGCACGCGCAAGTGGCTCTTACGCTTCCCGCCGCGCGGCGCTGGTCGCCCCGTCGAGATCGAGACCGTCTACATCCCGGAGGAAGGCCGCGGCACGCTCTGCATCTCGAGCCAGGTCGGCTGCACGCTCACCTGTTCCTTCTGTCACACCGGCACCCAGAAGCTGGTGCGCAACCTGACGGCCGAAGAAATTCTCGCCCAGTTGCTGCTTGCCCGCGACCGGCTCGGCGATTTCCCCGAACGCGATACGCCGCAGGGCGCCATCGTGCCTGCGGAAGGCCGCAAGATCACCAATATCGTGATGATGGGCATGGGCGAGCCGCTCTACAATTTCGAGAACGTCAAGACCGCACTCCTGATCGCGTCCGACGGAGACGGTCTTTCGCTCTCGAAGCGCCGCATCACGCTCTCGACCTCGGGCATCGTGCCGGAAATCTACCGCACCGGCGAGGAGATCGGCGTCATGCTGGCAATCTCGCTGCATGCCGTGCGCGACGATCTGCGCGACATGCTGGTGCCGATCAACAAGAAGTATCCGCTGAAGGAGCTGATGGAGGCCTGCCGTGCCTATCCGGGCCTGTCGAACGCGCGCCGCATCACCTTCGAATATGTGATGCTGAAGGATGTCAACGATAGCCTCGAGGACGCCAAGGAACTGGTGAAGCTATTGAAGGGCATTCCGGCCAAGATCAACCTCATCCCCTTCAATCCGTGGCCGGGCACCAACTACCAGTGTTCGGACTGGGAGCAGATCGAGGCTTTCGCCGATTTCATCAACCAGGCCGGCTATGCCTCGCCGATCCGCAC